A single genomic interval of Caballeronia sp. SL2Y3 harbors:
- a CDS encoding DUF6708 domain-containing protein, translated as MANPQTVWTPQSAATGASPRIGDQFIGMGQQVLCLRRPFLEVSVLMALMYSVTIVGSLCFVLWMSFSSIADPSSQTADIWLNCLPFLFLIAGTALFLAVNLRRLRMSHIYFNRHTQRVYAKEGHHLYEADWHGVQATPNSFVDASNVGAVTRFRLEMLIPSVHPLPPRRFWQKRLPPGMLWIRIMSNAQTDPRIEYVAQVWEYIRVFMAHGPEGLPIPAEPNWWMLPLHKVVLTPLEAWRHYVPWRTGEAGEHQGKKIWLLPFWAVLFPLTMSVSLCWWVVCCIFGICPSAPPPEALEGETRPLVTVEMACKGIRP; from the coding sequence ATGGCAAATCCTCAAACAGTATGGACGCCGCAGTCTGCAGCCACCGGCGCATCTCCTCGCATTGGCGACCAGTTCATCGGTATGGGACAACAGGTGCTTTGCCTGCGGCGCCCGTTTCTCGAAGTATCTGTCCTGATGGCACTCATGTATTCTGTCACGATTGTTGGCTCACTTTGCTTCGTGCTTTGGATGTCGTTCTCATCAATTGCCGATCCGAGTAGCCAAACGGCTGACATCTGGCTAAATTGCCTTCCCTTTCTTTTCTTGATTGCAGGTACCGCTCTTTTTCTTGCCGTAAATTTACGTCGGCTGAGAATGTCCCATATCTACTTCAATCGACACACGCAACGTGTCTATGCTAAAGAAGGGCATCATCTATACGAAGCCGACTGGCACGGCGTGCAAGCGACTCCCAACTCATTCGTAGACGCGAGCAACGTGGGCGCCGTTACACGCTTCCGGCTCGAAATGCTAATACCAAGTGTCCACCCCTTACCGCCACGTCGCTTCTGGCAAAAGCGCTTACCACCCGGCATGCTGTGGATTCGCATCATGAGCAATGCGCAAACCGATCCACGCATCGAATATGTGGCGCAGGTTTGGGAATACATCCGAGTCTTCATGGCTCATGGTCCAGAAGGCCTTCCTATCCCGGCTGAGCCCAATTGGTGGATGCTGCCTCTGCACAAGGTGGTGCTCACGCCACTTGAGGCATGGCGGCACTATGTTCCTTGGCGTACCGGCGAGGCTGGCGAACACCAAGGGAAGAAGATCTGGCTGCTTCCGTTCTGGGCCGTTCTGTTCCCACTCACCATGTCGGTTTCACTTTGCTGGTGGGTCGTATGCTGCATCTTCGGCATTTGCCCTTCGGCGCCACCACCCGAAGCGCTCGAAGGCGAAACCAGACCGCTGGTAACCGTGGAGATGGCGTGCAAAGGAATCCGACCATAG
- a CDS encoding glycogen/starch/alpha-glucan phosphorylase: protein MNNAPVADVACRIRTAASDVAGSPLLHDVVRNLICRQARYPDIATAQDWYMALAFSVRDRMLARWAASTKIYAARDVKIACYLSAEFLIGPQLGNNLLSLGMQDEAREAMTSLGQNLDALLAIEEEPGLGNGGLGRLAACYMDSLSTLEVPALGYGIRYEFGIFDQEIRGGWQVEVTDKWLQNGNPWEIVRPDVCHYVGFGGYTTQRTDDEGRLRVTWIPARQVKGVACDFPVQGYRVGTCNLLRLWKSEAVESFDFEDFNAGQYYEAVQEKVLSETISKVLYPNDEPEIGKRLRLAQQYFFVSCSLQNMLWLMEYKGTSIEHFPDLFAAQLNDTHPSIAVAELMRLLLDVHGLAWDMAWDITQRTFAYTNHTLLPEALETWGLPLFQSMLPRALEIIYEINSRFLSDVRRAFPGDEARVVRMSLIDETGEKKVRMAHLATVGSHAVNGVAALHFELLKQTVMRDFADMFPERFLNVTNGVTPRRFLLLSNPGLARLLDTTIGDGWTTDLSRLHALAALADDAEFHGAWRLIRRMNKGALADRIRDVTGIVVDPDALFDIQVKRIHEYKRQHLNALYIVSLYRRLCANPDLACAPRCFVFGGKAAPGYAMAKLIIRLITGIAEVVNNDAAIRDRLKVVFYPDFNVKNGQWIYPAADLSEQISTAGKEASGTGNMKFMMNGAVTIGTLDGANVEIREEAGADNFFLFGLTAQQVEETKRAGYRPAEYVESNDELRDALDQIAQGRFSGGDTNVFRPLIDNLMQSDPFLVLADFADYAACQERVSDAWRDVRQWTRMSIMNTAQSGKFSSDRAIREYCERIWNTAAVRVDLAQG from the coding sequence ATGAACAATGCTCCCGTGGCAGATGTAGCCTGCCGCATCCGGACGGCAGCGAGTGACGTTGCCGGCTCTCCCCTGCTGCATGACGTCGTCAGGAATCTGATCTGCCGGCAAGCGCGCTATCCCGACATTGCCACCGCGCAAGACTGGTATATGGCGCTTGCCTTCAGCGTCAGGGACCGGATGCTGGCGCGCTGGGCCGCGTCGACGAAGATCTATGCCGCAAGAGACGTGAAGATAGCCTGTTACCTGTCGGCGGAATTCCTCATCGGTCCGCAGCTCGGTAATAACCTGCTGAGTCTGGGCATGCAGGACGAAGCGCGAGAGGCGATGACTTCGCTCGGCCAGAACCTCGATGCGCTGCTCGCCATCGAGGAGGAGCCTGGGCTCGGCAATGGTGGACTAGGCCGGCTGGCCGCGTGTTACATGGATTCTCTTTCGACGCTGGAGGTACCGGCGCTCGGGTACGGCATCCGCTATGAATTCGGCATCTTCGATCAGGAGATACGGGGAGGCTGGCAAGTCGAGGTCACCGACAAGTGGCTACAGAACGGCAACCCATGGGAGATCGTGCGACCGGACGTGTGTCACTACGTCGGCTTTGGCGGATACACCACGCAGCGGACCGACGACGAGGGCCGTCTGCGCGTCACCTGGATACCGGCGCGGCAAGTGAAAGGCGTTGCGTGCGATTTCCCGGTGCAAGGCTATCGCGTAGGCACCTGCAATCTGCTGCGCTTGTGGAAGAGCGAGGCCGTGGAGTCATTCGATTTCGAAGACTTCAATGCAGGCCAATATTACGAGGCGGTGCAGGAAAAGGTCTTGTCCGAAACCATATCGAAGGTACTGTATCCGAACGACGAGCCCGAAATAGGCAAGCGCCTTCGGCTCGCCCAGCAGTACTTCTTCGTGTCCTGTTCGCTGCAGAACATGCTGTGGCTGATGGAATACAAGGGCACGTCCATCGAGCATTTCCCCGATCTGTTCGCCGCGCAACTCAACGATACGCACCCGTCCATCGCGGTGGCCGAGTTGATGCGTCTGCTGCTGGACGTGCACGGGCTCGCGTGGGATATGGCGTGGGACATCACACAGCGAACCTTCGCCTATACGAACCATACCTTGTTGCCTGAAGCACTGGAAACGTGGGGCTTACCGCTTTTTCAGAGCATGCTGCCGCGTGCGCTCGAAATCATTTATGAAATAAATAGCCGCTTCCTGAGCGATGTGCGCCGCGCCTTTCCGGGCGACGAAGCGCGCGTTGTGCGGATGTCGCTGATCGACGAAACCGGCGAGAAGAAAGTGCGCATGGCGCATCTCGCGACGGTCGGCAGCCATGCGGTCAACGGCGTCGCCGCGCTGCATTTCGAACTGTTGAAACAGACCGTGATGCGCGACTTCGCCGACATGTTCCCGGAGCGTTTCCTCAACGTGACCAACGGCGTGACTCCCCGCCGGTTTCTGCTGCTGAGCAATCCCGGTCTCGCGCGTCTTCTGGATACGACCATCGGCGACGGATGGACCACGGATCTGTCGAGACTTCACGCACTCGCGGCGCTCGCCGACGATGCGGAATTCCATGGCGCATGGCGTTTGATACGGCGCATGAATAAAGGCGCGCTGGCCGACCGCATCCGGGACGTAACAGGCATCGTGGTCGATCCCGACGCGCTCTTCGACATACAGGTCAAGCGGATACACGAATACAAGCGCCAGCATCTGAATGCGCTCTACATCGTCAGCTTGTACCGCCGGTTATGCGCGAACCCGGATCTTGCCTGCGCGCCGCGCTGCTTCGTTTTCGGAGGCAAGGCCGCGCCGGGCTACGCAATGGCCAAACTCATTATCCGGTTGATTACGGGCATTGCGGAGGTGGTGAACAACGATGCCGCCATCAGGGACCGGTTGAAAGTGGTGTTTTATCCCGACTTCAACGTGAAGAACGGCCAGTGGATTTATCCGGCAGCCGACCTGTCGGAGCAGATATCCACGGCGGGGAAAGAAGCGTCGGGCACCGGCAACATGAAGTTCATGATGAACGGAGCGGTGACGATCGGCACGCTCGACGGGGCCAACGTGGAGATTCGCGAAGAGGCGGGCGCGGACAACTTCTTCCTTTTCGGGCTGACCGCCCAGCAGGTCGAGGAGACAAAGCGCGCAGGTTATCGTCCTGCGGAATACGTGGAGTCGAACGACGAGTTGCGCGACGCACTGGACCAGATCGCGCAAGGGCGCTTCTCGGGCGGCGATACGAATGTGTTTCGGCCGCTGATCGACAACCTCATGCAGTCCGATCCTTTCCTCGTGCTGGCCGACTTCGCGGATTACGCTGCCTGCCAGGAGCGCGTGAGCGACGCATGGCGCGACGTGAGGCAATGGACGCGCATGTCGATCATGAACACGGCGCAGTCGGGCAAGTTCTCATCGGACCGGGCGATCCGCGAATACTGCGAGCGCATCTGGAATACTGCGGCAGTGAGAGTCGACCTTGCTCAAGGCTAA
- the adhP gene encoding alcohol dehydrogenase AdhP yields the protein MSRSMKAAVVHAFGEPLCIEEVPVPTPGRNEILVKIAASGVCHTDIHAAEGDWPVKPALPFIPGHEGVGYVAAAGADVTHVKEGDRVGVPWLYTACGYCEHCLSGWETLCHAQKNTGYSVNGGYAEYVLADPNYVGHLPKQVAFDQIAPILCAGVTVYKGIRVTDTRPGQWLAISGIGGLGHVAVQYAIAMGLHVVAVDVEPGKLALARDLGAKLAIDASVDDPAAVIQKEIGGVHGVLVTAVSRGAFAQALGMVRRGGTVSLNGLPPGDFPLPIFSTVLNGITVRGSIVGTRRDLQEALDFAAEGKVRAHIRRERLENINSVIADLKSGKVDGRVVLTLE from the coding sequence ATGAGCAGGTCGATGAAAGCTGCTGTCGTTCACGCGTTCGGCGAACCTTTGTGCATCGAAGAAGTGCCGGTTCCGACGCCGGGCCGCAACGAGATACTCGTCAAGATCGCCGCGTCCGGTGTCTGTCATACGGATATTCACGCAGCCGAAGGCGACTGGCCCGTGAAGCCCGCGCTGCCGTTCATTCCGGGTCATGAAGGCGTCGGTTACGTCGCCGCCGCCGGAGCGGACGTCACGCACGTGAAGGAAGGCGACCGCGTCGGCGTGCCGTGGCTTTATACAGCGTGCGGTTATTGCGAGCATTGCCTCTCCGGCTGGGAAACGCTTTGCCATGCGCAGAAGAACACGGGCTACTCGGTCAACGGCGGCTATGCCGAATACGTGCTCGCCGATCCAAACTATGTCGGCCATCTGCCGAAGCAAGTCGCCTTCGATCAGATCGCGCCGATCCTGTGCGCGGGCGTGACCGTCTACAAGGGGATTCGCGTGACGGACACGCGGCCCGGACAATGGCTCGCCATTTCCGGCATCGGCGGGCTCGGGCACGTGGCGGTGCAATACGCCATCGCGATGGGACTGCATGTGGTCGCGGTGGATGTCGAACCGGGCAAGCTCGCCCTCGCGCGCGATCTCGGGGCGAAGCTGGCAATCGATGCATCCGTCGACGATCCCGCCGCCGTCATCCAGAAGGAGATCGGCGGGGTGCATGGCGTGCTGGTCACGGCCGTGTCGCGCGGCGCGTTCGCGCAGGCGCTCGGCATGGTGCGCCGGGGCGGCACGGTCTCGCTGAACGGCCTGCCGCCGGGCGACTTTCCGCTGCCCATCTTCTCGACTGTGCTGAACGGCATCACGGTGCGCGGCTCTATCGTCGGCACGCGGCGCGACCTTCAGGAAGCACTCGACTTCGCCGCCGAAGGCAAGGTGCGCGCGCACATTCGTCGAGAGCGGCTGGAGAACATCAATTCCGTCATCGCCGATCTGAAAAGCGGGAAGGTGGACGGCCGCGTCGTGCTCACGCTGGAGTGA
- a CDS encoding T6SS effector BTH_I2691 family protein, producing MTDPNITSSSLACSSRIPVVPVRYAVLPAKSGAKAYAYADSGFTLDQSLPALKEATYTLRALRPGYVYVYMKGSQREKLTIHEYDGNGKYIELKYSGLEDYDRPDKYLTGKTVSNVWVETCPTLAKEVWIGYCTHLWTNATTAKVISSRAFRQRLMQPLDVQELTSGEKKPSSQKHVLPATALSTWVEDYKPKQQRVPLAWSACFSKDDLPLGAVLAQAAAYPYTQPRVPAVVALYDAEGLTQELGLTIAALQHQALDLKNSLLASAAKESSNASGASPASELPVCMRLDVERVQPASADFHRKCVVAMLLEQVLSGMYKGGSSPSSRNPDAFTKMLSERYRTQSHGHNVPTDSQIEFSILTNESLSPDGERFAKRMNVPEYNKFLAERDKADQQLKQLLASLAAACANQDLWLATAEAKYLEKPYSLAAALSSYDRNHKRSSQGLELTIAQCLHNMGNCLLLDDEKDPRFTRLQAWVDDKSSPIYVGLAAYNPFRQAVEELKGKNDVKGTLLGASAAVINELGGKFEDVKGATDLLAETTSKVFMKRLNGKTRWDKSRNLRQNVEAAAREANMEEIMGLLGARYRVTDALPAAEAKFTSEVQGLIDTGMVRVIESQKAVQLNTGVRTVTVAETKTLIVRPTLAGFSKTGAVSALNFGALYFNWLNLASAFKDITTNYSSENATNLASAMFATLGSLGAAMVSARAIYVTAITTLANRLPGVGFRLAAQTFLSSVAFTRLTGYPAILAGLLTDIQKGLRLSNAGNKEASRYTYWGGATMFLGGVAVLEGSIALAGGVSIIPVVGWAAAVVILVGAALIAGALWLYAQADSASNRPMELWVTCGIFGNRMGDDNSKNEVDHRPKAFKDLGDELQGWYQAYYGPVLLNSDAAKQLGWEGVDSAWQGHWFENNTAEFTVLLPGYILGQSLWNGDLSVPPRPGERIPRATYPNAVAETRITPHGLLVHYSRMAPLGDRNLQLSLSYHPNQGLSEAAEVTASFVLGG from the coding sequence ATGACCGATCCAAACATCACGAGCTCCTCGCTCGCATGCAGCTCGCGCATTCCCGTCGTTCCCGTGCGATACGCGGTTCTTCCGGCTAAGTCGGGAGCTAAAGCATATGCTTACGCCGACTCAGGATTTACCTTGGATCAAAGCTTACCGGCGCTCAAGGAAGCCACCTATACGCTGCGCGCATTACGCCCCGGGTATGTCTACGTCTACATGAAAGGTTCACAGCGCGAGAAGCTAACGATCCATGAGTACGATGGCAACGGCAAATATATCGAACTCAAGTACTCAGGCTTGGAAGATTACGATAGACCCGATAAGTATCTCACCGGTAAAACTGTCTCCAACGTTTGGGTAGAAACTTGCCCAACCCTTGCTAAGGAAGTGTGGATCGGCTACTGCACGCATCTGTGGACAAACGCCACCACTGCGAAGGTGATCAGCAGCAGAGCATTTCGACAACGACTTATGCAACCGCTGGACGTCCAGGAGCTGACCAGTGGCGAGAAAAAGCCGTCTAGCCAGAAGCATGTTTTGCCTGCCACGGCGCTAAGCACTTGGGTAGAAGACTATAAGCCTAAGCAGCAGCGCGTTCCGTTGGCCTGGAGCGCGTGCTTCAGTAAAGATGACTTACCCCTGGGGGCAGTCCTGGCTCAAGCCGCAGCCTATCCATATACCCAACCCCGCGTGCCTGCGGTTGTCGCACTTTATGACGCCGAGGGGCTGACTCAAGAGCTAGGTCTCACGATCGCTGCGCTTCAGCACCAAGCCCTAGATCTGAAAAATTCACTTTTGGCATCCGCCGCGAAAGAATCGTCTAATGCAAGCGGCGCTTCCCCAGCCAGTGAGCTACCTGTGTGCATGCGACTGGACGTCGAGCGGGTTCAGCCCGCCAGCGCCGACTTCCATCGTAAATGCGTCGTAGCTATGCTGCTTGAGCAGGTGCTAAGCGGAATGTACAAAGGCGGAAGCTCGCCAAGTAGCCGAAACCCGGATGCATTTACCAAAATGCTAAGCGAGCGGTACCGCACCCAATCCCACGGCCATAACGTCCCTACGGATAGCCAAATTGAGTTTTCGATTCTTACAAATGAGTCCCTCTCGCCAGATGGAGAGCGCTTTGCCAAACGCATGAACGTGCCCGAGTACAACAAATTCCTGGCGGAACGCGACAAGGCCGATCAACAGCTTAAGCAGTTGCTGGCGAGCCTCGCCGCAGCATGCGCGAATCAGGATCTGTGGCTGGCCACAGCCGAGGCGAAATATCTAGAAAAACCTTACAGCCTCGCCGCTGCACTTTCATCTTATGACCGCAATCACAAGCGCTCATCCCAAGGACTTGAGCTGACCATTGCTCAATGCCTTCACAACATGGGCAATTGTCTGCTTCTGGATGATGAGAAAGACCCGCGCTTTACGCGTCTGCAAGCCTGGGTGGATGATAAGTCCAGTCCCATTTACGTCGGATTGGCAGCATACAACCCATTCAGACAGGCTGTTGAGGAGCTTAAGGGCAAAAACGACGTTAAAGGAACCCTGCTGGGTGCCAGTGCCGCAGTGATCAATGAACTGGGCGGAAAATTCGAGGACGTTAAAGGGGCTACAGACTTACTTGCAGAAACCACCAGCAAAGTCTTCATGAAAAGGCTGAACGGCAAGACTCGCTGGGACAAAAGTCGCAATCTGCGTCAAAACGTCGAGGCTGCCGCGCGTGAAGCGAATATGGAGGAGATCATGGGGTTGCTGGGAGCGCGTTATCGTGTGACCGACGCGCTGCCTGCAGCTGAAGCCAAATTCACAAGTGAAGTACAAGGACTAATCGACACTGGTATGGTTCGGGTAATCGAGAGCCAGAAGGCCGTACAGTTGAACACCGGTGTTCGAACGGTCACTGTGGCGGAGACCAAGACGCTTATAGTTCGGCCGACTTTGGCTGGATTTAGCAAGACAGGTGCTGTGAGTGCCCTGAATTTCGGCGCGTTGTACTTCAACTGGCTCAACTTGGCGAGCGCGTTCAAAGACATCACCACAAATTACAGTAGCGAGAACGCAACGAACCTTGCCTCAGCTATGTTTGCTACGCTGGGCTCGCTTGGCGCCGCTATGGTTAGCGCACGGGCGATTTACGTGACGGCCATTACCACGCTGGCAAATCGTCTGCCGGGCGTGGGCTTCCGTTTGGCCGCGCAAACTTTCCTAAGCAGTGTTGCTTTTACGCGGTTGACTGGGTACCCGGCGATTCTCGCTGGGTTACTCACAGACATTCAGAAGGGCCTACGACTCAGCAACGCTGGGAACAAAGAAGCATCACGCTATACATATTGGGGTGGAGCCACAATGTTCTTAGGCGGAGTTGCGGTACTCGAAGGTAGTATCGCCCTTGCCGGAGGCGTTTCCATTATTCCAGTAGTGGGCTGGGCTGCGGCTGTCGTCATCCTGGTCGGCGCAGCACTTATCGCCGGGGCCTTATGGCTCTATGCACAAGCGGATTCGGCAAGCAATCGCCCAATGGAGCTATGGGTTACATGCGGCATCTTCGGTAACCGCATGGGAGACGACAATAGCAAGAACGAGGTGGATCATCGCCCCAAAGCATTCAAGGATCTCGGTGACGAATTGCAAGGATGGTATCAAGCCTACTACGGTCCTGTATTGCTCAACTCGGACGCTGCCAAACAGTTAGGCTGGGAGGGCGTAGATTCCGCTTGGCAAGGACATTGGTTCGAAAACAATACTGCTGAATTCACTGTGCTACTACCCGGATACATCTTAGGTCAAAGCCTGTGGAACGGTGACTTAAGCGTGCCGCCCAGACCTGGCGAACGAATCCCTCGTGCTACCTATCCTAACGCCGTTGCCGAGACACGCATTACGCCGCATGGATTACTTGTGCACTATTCCCGGATGGCGCCGCTAGGCGATAGAAACCTTCAGCTCAGCCTGAGCTATCACCCCAATCAAGGCTTGAGCGAAGCCGCAGAAGTCACCGCAAGCTTCGTGCTCGGTGGTTGA
- a CDS encoding type VI secretion system Vgr family protein yields MPRQSDLRFSFETASGLTLDVRRFDLVEGLSEPFELNLELASHDPAVDFGDVLDQGALLTIWQNDAPVRYVHGIVSAFEQGETGFRRTVYHATVTPALARADLRSDWRVFQQKSIPQILQTLMTEQGITDYEQMAFSSHLPREYCVQAGESTLEWVQRIGAEEGIYYAFQFSANGHRLIHGDKLIVHGAIAGGPVSYNPNPGGDAPEPGLRSFRYAERVRTARQTQRDYTFKNPRYGQQHSQDGASLDHQGRDYERYGYPGRYKEDAAGVPFTQTRLLALRRDAQVAIAEGDDARLVPGLRFDLVDHPREEWNRGWRPVRITHRGTQHVSQEEEAADAQQGTHYSYTAELVPDDVEWKAPLLAKPRIDGPLIATVTGPAGEEIYCDEFGRVKICFPWQRNDPPDEQSSCWVRVAQNWAGATWGHMAIPRIGQEVIVAFLDGDPDQPIIIGRTYHAANLPPYELPRHKTRMTIKSQTHKGDGFNELRFEDEKDQEEIYVHAQKDQNIHVNHDETIFVGNDRSENVEHDETIGIGHDRKESVGNDEQVNIGHDQRHTVGQDAFLSVERNHTINVGKDRVETVGNHRKEQTTANHIIDVGGHVQHTVQGHHRLSAGQSIERQTQKYQLQASDRAVIRGPGGTITIDASGVTIEGTAIKLKGALAVETGGAGNPFSAKGTPASGKPLDRMCGKQSDGTCALPDCPCMAGRAR; encoded by the coding sequence ATGCCGCGTCAATCCGACTTGCGCTTTAGTTTCGAGACCGCGAGCGGCCTCACGCTCGATGTCCGAAGATTTGACTTAGTGGAGGGGCTCTCAGAGCCGTTTGAGCTTAATCTGGAGCTCGCTAGCCACGATCCCGCCGTCGATTTCGGCGATGTGCTTGACCAAGGCGCGCTGCTCACCATCTGGCAAAACGACGCGCCGGTGCGCTACGTCCACGGCATCGTCAGCGCCTTCGAGCAAGGCGAGACGGGCTTTCGGCGCACCGTGTATCACGCGACGGTGACGCCTGCGCTTGCCCGGGCCGACTTGCGCAGCGACTGGCGCGTGTTTCAGCAGAAGAGCATTCCTCAGATCCTGCAGACGCTGATGACCGAGCAAGGCATCACCGACTACGAACAAATGGCGTTTAGCAGCCATTTGCCCCGTGAGTATTGTGTGCAAGCAGGGGAATCGACACTCGAATGGGTGCAGCGCATTGGCGCGGAAGAAGGCATCTACTATGCCTTCCAGTTCTCCGCGAACGGCCACCGCCTGATCCACGGCGACAAGCTCATCGTGCATGGCGCGATCGCGGGCGGCCCGGTCTCCTATAACCCGAACCCCGGCGGCGATGCGCCCGAGCCGGGCTTGCGCAGTTTCCGCTACGCCGAACGCGTACGCACGGCCCGCCAGACGCAACGCGACTATACGTTCAAGAACCCGCGCTACGGCCAGCAGCACAGCCAAGACGGGGCGAGCCTCGACCACCAGGGCCGGGATTACGAACGCTACGGCTACCCCGGACGCTACAAGGAAGATGCGGCCGGTGTTCCCTTCACGCAGACGCGCCTCTTGGCGCTGCGGCGCGATGCGCAGGTCGCAATCGCCGAGGGCGACGATGCGCGTCTCGTCCCGGGCTTGCGCTTCGATCTCGTCGACCATCCGCGCGAGGAATGGAATCGCGGATGGCGGCCCGTGCGCATCACGCATCGCGGCACCCAGCACGTGAGCCAGGAAGAAGAAGCCGCGGATGCTCAGCAAGGCACGCACTACAGCTACACCGCCGAGCTGGTGCCCGACGATGTCGAATGGAAAGCCCCGCTGCTTGCCAAGCCGCGTATCGACGGCCCGCTGATCGCGACCGTCACCGGTCCTGCGGGCGAGGAGATCTATTGCGATGAGTTCGGCCGCGTCAAGATTTGCTTTCCGTGGCAGCGCAACGACCCGCCCGACGAGCAAAGCTCCTGCTGGGTGCGCGTGGCGCAGAACTGGGCGGGCGCGACCTGGGGCCATATGGCGATTCCCCGCATCGGTCAGGAAGTGATCGTCGCATTTCTAGATGGCGACCCCGACCAGCCGATCATCATCGGGCGCACGTATCACGCGGCTAATCTGCCGCCCTACGAGCTGCCGCGTCATAAGACGCGCATGACGATCAAGAGCCAGACGCACAAGGGCGATGGCTTCAACGAACTGCGCTTCGAGGACGAGAAGGACCAGGAGGAGATCTACGTTCACGCGCAGAAGGATCAGAACATCCACGTCAACCACGACGAGACGATCTTCGTCGGCAACGACCGCAGTGAGAATGTCGAGCACGATGAAACCATCGGCATCGGGCACGACCGCAAGGAAAGCGTCGGCAACGATGAACAGGTCAACATCGGCCACGACCAGCGGCACACCGTCGGGCAGGACGCGTTCCTGAGCGTCGAGCGCAATCACACGATCAACGTCGGCAAGGACCGCGTCGAAACGGTCGGCAATCACCGCAAGGAACAGACGACGGCGAACCACATCATCGATGTGGGCGGGCATGTCCAACATACCGTGCAGGGGCATCACAGGCTCAGTGCCGGGCAGAGCATCGAGCGGCAGACGCAAAAGTATCAGTTGCAGGCGAGCGATCGTGCGGTGATTCGGGGACCCGGCGGCACCATTACGATTGATGCGAGTGGCGTCACGATCGAAGGTACCGCAATCAAGCTCAAGGGAGCACTGGCGGTCGAAACCGGAGGCGCAGGCAATCCGTTTTCGGCGAAAGGCACACCTGCATCCGGCAAACCGCTTGACCGGATGTGTGGCAAGCAGTCCGATGGAACTTGTGCTCTACCCGATTGCCCCTGCATGGCGGGGCGCGCGCGATGA
- a CDS encoding DUF4123 domain-containing protein, with translation MMMPIVESIPGVPEKLGQGSAPGDFPCAPYRYLLLHTGALESWAYRPSPPDSSVNSAWAPSVIDLVRAVNPLAMRRWLLEDLTSENPERGPLLVDVTNDVLFLEQAKTTWAAADSVLMIGTQSDMDTLHRHLKSLARIVMPDQGAAQSALRPSQLAAWLNALDADHRHAWLGPITQLLWRDNLGPAHQWYRVEQTTSAPAQTSTGWLHLRPRELSVFNRNLQEHFVVALANELQALPDFAEFSLAHLQNSVQHTLDQANQIDIYSEDDMRSYVLLHARHGNLRSDPEAQRLLNDVSEPPSARLRAVSAYANSKDMQQ, from the coding sequence ATGATGATGCCTATTGTGGAGTCGATTCCAGGAGTGCCCGAAAAGCTGGGTCAAGGTTCCGCTCCTGGTGATTTCCCGTGCGCGCCGTATCGCTACTTGTTGCTGCATACTGGCGCGCTTGAAAGCTGGGCGTATCGGCCATCACCGCCCGATTCGAGTGTAAATTCTGCCTGGGCGCCGAGCGTCATCGATCTGGTTCGCGCAGTCAATCCGTTGGCTATGCGACGCTGGCTATTGGAAGACCTGACATCGGAAAATCCTGAGCGAGGCCCGCTGTTGGTCGACGTCACGAACGATGTCCTGTTTCTGGAACAAGCAAAGACAACATGGGCCGCCGCTGATAGCGTGTTGATGATCGGTACTCAAAGCGATATGGATACGCTGCACCGACATCTGAAGAGCCTGGCGCGCATCGTCATGCCCGACCAGGGGGCTGCCCAGTCTGCGCTCAGACCCAGTCAACTCGCCGCTTGGTTGAACGCACTCGATGCGGATCATCGCCATGCTTGGCTTGGACCGATTACGCAATTGCTGTGGCGTGACAACCTAGGGCCAGCCCATCAATGGTATAGGGTTGAGCAGACCACGTCCGCGCCAGCGCAAACGTCTACGGGCTGGTTGCATCTGCGTCCGCGCGAACTATCAGTCTTCAACCGAAATTTACAGGAGCACTTCGTAGTCGCCCTCGCAAATGAGTTACAGGCGCTGCCTGACTTCGCCGAGTTCAGTTTGGCCCATCTTCAAAACAGTGTGCAACACACATTGGATCAAGCCAACCAGATCGATATTTACTCAGAAGATGACATGCGCAGTTATGTCCTATTGCATGCACGTCACGGCAATCTTCGGAGCGATCCCGAGGCGCAGCGCCTCCTAAATGATGTCAGCGAGCCACCTTCTGCACGCCTGCGCGCGGTATCCGCCTACGCCAATAGTAAGGATATGCAACAATGA